Proteins encoded within one genomic window of Macrobrachium nipponense isolate FS-2020 chromosome 8, ASM1510439v2, whole genome shotgun sequence:
- the LOC135223068 gene encoding uncharacterized protein LOC135223068, whose protein sequence is MFVFLCILFTKEEEEEEEEEEKETDSPTINDPGSPTVEPGSSTIGLSGSKTIDDPGSSTICEHDSPTIEPGSPTIEPGSPTIGEPCSPTVEPGSPIIGSFCSPTIDDPGSPKIEPCSPTIAAKVARVTAAKVARVTAAKVARVTAAKVARVTAAKVARGTAAKVARGTAAKVARGTAAKVARVTAAKVARVTAAKVARVTAAKVARGTAAKVARVTAAKVVRDTAANVARSSAAKLRVSQQQKVGSCHSCSWHSSQNKKFSWHRSTRFSCHSSKKVARDIAAKVARVTAAKVARGNRSKIARVTAANLLVSAAKSCSCNSSKSRSCAAKVPGVTQPKVDRVSKPKVARVTAAKVARSCDGSSCSGTAKAKVARDTAAKVARVTAAKVARVTAAKVARVTAAKVASWHPQKQKLLVSQQRKVACALQRQQKSCSCYTAAKVARAQQAVWLVKTTASKKLLVSPQQKLLVSQQQNARGNAAKVLVSRSEICSVTAAKVARDTAAKSRSCHSSKKLARAQQPKKVARDTAENLLVDKQAKVARVTAAKVARDTAAKIARVTAAKVACVTAAIVARDTAAKVARDTAAKVASDTAAKVARVTAAKVARVTAAKVARVTAAKVARVTAAKVARDTAAKFACDTAAKVARVTAAKVARVTAAKVARVTAAKVARDTAAKVARDHCQQKISSCHSRAKGWLGVHSSKKLLVSQQAKQLAVVSQPQQQKLLISQQQKLLVTQQQKLLVSQQQKLLIYQKQKLLRSQQQKFPHLTEAKVAALT, encoded by the exons ATGTTCGTCTTCCTGTGCATTCTTttcacaaaggaggaggaggaggaggaggaggaggaggagaaggag ACTGATTCTCCAACAATAAATGACCCTGGTTCTCCAACAGTAGAGCCTGGTTCTTCAACAATAGGTTTGTCTGGTTCTAAAACAATAGATGATCCTGGTTCTTCAACAATATGTGAGCATGATTCTCCCACAATAGAGCCTGGTTCTCCAACAATAG AGCCTGGATCTCCAACGATAGGTGAACCTTGTTCTCCAACAGTAGAGCCTGGTTCTCCGATAATAGGTTCGTTTTGTTCTCCAACAATAGATGACCCTGGTTCTCCAAAAATAGAGCCTTGTTCTCCAACAATAG CAGCAAAAGTTGCTCGTGTCACGGCAGCAAAAGTTGCTCGTGTCACGGCAGCAAAAGTTGCTCGTGTCACGGCAGCAAAAGTTGCTCGTGTCACAGCAGCAAAAGTTGCTCGTGGCACCGCAGCAAAAGTTGCTCGTGGCACCGCAGCAAAAGTTGCTCGTGGCACCGCAGCAAAAGTTGCTCGTGTCACAGCAGCAAAAGTTGCTCGTGTCACAGCAGCAAAAGTTGCTCGTGTCACCGCAGCAAAAGTTGCTCGTGGCACCGCAGCAAAAGTTGCTCGTGTCACAGCAGCAAAAGTTGTTCGTGACACAGCAGCAAATGTTGCTCGTAGCAGCGCAGCAAAGTTGCGCGTGTCACAGCAGCAAAAAGTTGGCTCGTGCCACAGTTGCTCGTGGCACAGCAGCCAAAA CAAAAAGTTCTCGTGGCACCGCAGCACGAGGTTCTCGTGTCATAGTAGCAAGAAAGTTGCTCGTGACATAGCAGCAAAAGTTGCTCGTGTCACAGCAGCAAAAGTTGCTCGTGGCAACCGCAGCAAAATTGCTCGTGTCACAGCAGCGAATTTGCTCGTGTCCGCAGCAAAAAGTTGCTCGTGTAACAGCAGCAAAAGTCGCTCGTGCGCAGCAAAAGTTCCGGGTGTCACGCAGCCAAAAGTTGATCGTGTCAGCAAGCCAAAAGTTGCTCGTGTCACAGCAGCAAAAGTTGCTCGTAGTTGTGACGGCAGCAGTTGCTCTGGCACCGCAAAAGCAAAAGTTGCTCGTGACACAGCAGCAAAAGTTGCTCGTGTCACAGCAGCAAAAGTTGCTCGTGTCACAGCAGCAAAAGTTGCTCGTGTCACAGCAGCAAAAGTTGCTTCGTGGCACCCGCAAAAGCAAAAGTTGCTCGTGTCACAGCAGCGAAAAGTTGCTTGTGCACTGCAGCGACAGCAGAAAAGTTGTTCATGTTACACAGCAGCAAAAGTTGCTCGTGCACAGCAGGCAGTTTGGCTCGTGAAAACAACAGCCAGCAAAAAGTTGCTCGTGTCACCG CAGCAAAAGTTGCTCGTGTCCCAGCAGCAAAATGCTCGTGGCAACGCAGCAAAAGTGCTCGTGTCCCGCAGCGAAATTTGCTCGGTTACAGCAGCAAAAGTTGCTCGTGACACAGCAGCAAAAAGTCGCTCGTGTCACAGCAGCAAAAAGTTGGCTCGGGCACAGCAGCCAAAAAAGGTTGCTCGTGACACAGCAGAAAATTTGCTCGTGGACAAGCAAGCAAAAGTTGCTCGTGTCACAGCAGCAAAAGTTGCTCGTGACACAGCAGCAAAAATTGCTCGTGTCACAGCAGCAAAAGTCGCTTGTGTCACAGCAGCAATAGTTGCTCGTGACACAGCAGCAAAAGTTGCTCGTGACACAGCAGCAAAAGTTGCTAGTGACACTGCAGCAAAAGTTGCTCGTGTCACAGCAGCAAAAGTCGCTCGTGTCACAGCAGCAAAAGTTGCTCGTGTCACAGCAGCAAAAGTTGCTCGTGTCACAGCAGCAAAAGTTGCTCGTGACACAGCAGCAAAATTTGCCTGTGACACTGCAGCAAAAGTTGCTCGTGTCACAGCAGCAAAAGTTGCTCGTGTCACAGCAGCAAAAGTTGCTCGTGTCACAGCAGCAAAAGTTGCTCGTGACACAGCAGCAAAAGTTGCTCGTGACCACTGCCAGCAAAAGATTAGCTCGTGTCACAGCAGGGCAAAAGGTTGGCTCGGTGTCCACAGCAGCAAAAAGTTGCTCGTGTCACAGCAGGCAAAACAGTTGGCCGTCGTGTCCCAACCCCAGCAGCAAAAGTTGCTCATCTCACAGCAGCAAAAGTTGCTCGTGACACAGCAGCAAAAGTTGCTCGTGTCACAGCAGCAAAAGTTGCTCATATACCAAAAGCAAAAGTTGCTCAGGTCACAGCAGCAAAAATTTCCTCATCTCACAGAAGCAAAAGTTGCTGCTTTAACATGA